A genomic segment from Triticum dicoccoides isolate Atlit2015 ecotype Zavitan chromosome 1A, WEW_v2.0, whole genome shotgun sequence encodes:
- the LOC119280234 gene encoding dual specificity protein phosphatase PHS1-like — MEQGAARQDEARKEREAPPPVPFPRENLERDLKLPSRVVSLFFGGDISTTAQSFEKWVSLVRLRSGTFRPSGFPRRNSRIEVMPSGSFSLFGSADLREEVVKAEAASREKNPTLDQPPEISLWERLGNASALDIESSGFSWNMLSSLHHTEHSSSSEHSEDEMTKALEMTVNSGGVVFFALFSAGNNGLPKEEAAVIKFAASRMATQAELLGYEFARLLGVQTPQARIVHNSSLEWQGIKHAAEKAREIAVSNNDEIGEMTCSELLEALELSRCLLLMSYFHGSPLLESPKAFSSRQAACITSSSLGRVLMLDLILRNEDRLPCRQLGWRGNPANLMISDRSSLPSMDRFEESKGTLENSNPLFSNIFQKEKQFHSANGRLDSPEVDLMSGKADALRSVQENAESASGTFHIVAIDTGVPRRPPAGRRVKDHERYPKVVELILNNSDHSANILYEISGGKLGIPGPDEAITSTDSCCSLSDEDNAAAIHEFRVAFRAALRDLEGFHLFLLQLYQKLDGVLRVFSSIITKSSEESDHNDIAISDFPSPGASYSTPCPPNKHVNSDPHSDSGTQKNATKTSSAGSRGSSDSPMSRDSWSGKHLKWSADAPRSRMTMRLRDFYKTPKVDVDPELLKEIEQWNEAFKTDVIRFCQENNFHSGFFDGTENNMAADAYELKVRLEHIIERTSLVSDAANTERPSLVVNNLFIGGALAARSKYTLQHLGITHILCLCSNEIGQSDTQFPDLFQYKNFSISDDDDANISDLFEEASDFIDQVDRVGGKVLIHCFEGKSRSATVVLAYLMLRKGFTLAKAWNLLKKVHRRAQPNDGFAKALLALDKKLHGKASMDWQQKRPEMKVCPICGKNVGLSTSSLKLHLQKAHRRLSQGSVDSAMTMEIQKSIESLRISRGGSLSPSQKLAKAFADELTF; from the exons ATGGAACAGGGGGCAGCGCGGCAAGACGAGGCACGCAAGGAGCGCGAGGCGCCGCCGCCGGTCCCTTTCCCCAGG GAAAACTTGGAGAGAGATCTGAAGCTACCCTCTCGT GTGGTTTCTTTGTTCTTTGGCGGTGATATCTCAACAACAGCACAGTCATTCGAGAAATGGGTGTCATTGGTACGTTTGCGGAGCGGGACATTTCGCCCATCTGGGTTCCCACGTCGCAATTCAAGGATTGAAGTGATGCCAAGTGGAAGCTTCTCACTTTTTGGCAGCGCAGACTTAAG GGAGGAAGTGGTTAAAGCAGAAGCGGCGAGCAGAGAAAAGAATCCTACGCTTGATCAGCCTCCTGAAATAAGTTTGTGGGAGAGGCTTGGGAATGCTTCTGCATTGGACATTGAATCATCTGGCTTTTCATGGAATATGCTGTCATCTCTGCACCATACAGAACACAGTAGTAGTTCAGAACACTCTGAAGATGAGATGACTAAAGCTCTTGAG ATGACTGTGAACTCTGGTGGCGTTGTATTCTTTGCTCTATTTAGTGCGGGTAACAATGGTTTACCAAAAGAAGAAGCAGCTGTTATAAAGTTTGCAGCGTCAAGGATGGCAACACAGGCAGAACTTTTGGGATATGAATTTGCACGGTTGCTTGGAGTCCAGACACCACAA GCTAGGATAGTGCATAATTCTAGTCTGGAGTGGCAGGGGATAAAACATGCCGCAGAAAAAGCACGAGAAATAGCGGTTTCAAATAATGATGAGATTGGTGAGATGACTTGCTCAGAATTGTTGGAAGCTCTTGAGCTAAGCCGATGTCTTCTTCTAATGAG TTATTTTCATGGCTCACCCCTGCTAGAGAGTCCAAAGGCATTCAGTTCACGGCAAGCTGCGTGTATTACTTCTTCATCCCTTGGAAGGGTCTTGATGCTAGATCTGATACTCAGGAATGAGGATAGGCTCCCATGCCGCCAGCTTGGCTGGCGTGGCAATCCGGCAAACTTGATGATTTCGGATAGATCATCCTTGCCCAGTATGGACAGATTTGAGGAGTCTAAGGGCACTTTGGAAAACTCCAACCCACTGTTTTCTAATAttttccaaaaagaaaaacagttcCACTCTGCAAACGGAAGATTAGATTCTCCGGAGGTGGACCTCATGTCAGGAAAAGCAGATGCATTGAGAAGTGTACAAGAAAATGCTGAAAGTGCGAGCGGGACTTTCCACATTGTAGCAATTGACACTGGGGTGCCCCGTCGCCCACCTGCAGGGAGACGTGTCAAAGATCATGAACGGTATCCCAAAGTTGTAGAACTCATTTTGAATAACTCGGACCACTCCGCGAATATCTTATATGAAATTTCCGGTGGTAAGCTTGGGATTCCTGGACCTGATGAGGCAATCACTTCCACTGATTCTTGCTGCTCTCTTTCTGATGAAGACAATGCTGCTGCGATTCATGAATTCCGAGTGGCATTTCGTGCAGCTCTTAGGGATCTGGAGGGTTTCCATCTATTTCTTCTCCAGCTATACCAAAAATTGGATGGTGTTCTGCGAGTTTTCTCGTCCATAATTACTAAAAGCTCTGAGGAATCTGACCATAATGATATTGCAATTTCTGATTTCCCATCTCCGGGAGCCAGCTACAGTACCCCTTGTCCACCTAATAAGCACGTGAACAGTGACCCTCATAGTGACTCTGGAACCCAAAAAAATGCCACAAAGACATCTTCTGCGGGATCCCGCGGAAGCTCAGATTCTCCTATGTCCAGGGACAGTTGGAGTGGTAAACACTTGAAGTGGAGTGCAGATGCTCCCCGAAGTAGAATGACAATGAGACTTCGTGATTTTTATAAGACTCCGAAG GTTGATGTCGATCCTGAATTGCTCAAGGAGATAGAACAATGGAATGAAGCGTTTAAGACCGACGTGATCAGATTTTGTCAGGAGAACAATTTTCATTCTGGATTCTTTGATGGAACTGAGAACAACATGGCGGCAGATGCCTACGAGTTAAAG GTGCGCCTTGAACACATCATTGAAAGGACATCGTTGGTCTCTGATGCTGCAAATACTGAGCGACCTTCTCTCGTGGTCAACAACTTATTTATAGGTGGGGCTCTCGCTGCAAGGTCTAAGTACACCCTCCAGCATTTGGGCATTACCCATATACTATGTTTGTGTTCGAATGAGATTGGTCAATCTGATACCCAGTTTCCTGATCTTTTTCAGTACAAGAACTTTTCA attagtgatgatgatgatgcaaacATCAGCGATCTTTTTGAAGAAGCATCAGATTTTATTGACCAGGTCGACCGTGTTGGGGGTAAGGTCCTCATCCATTGCTTTGAAGGGAAAAGCCGGAGCGCCACGGTCGTCCTTGCCTACTTGATGCTCAGAAA GGGCTTCACGCTTGCGAAGGCCTGGAACTTACTAAAGAAAGTACACCGCCGCGCACAACCGAACGACGGCTTCGCCAAGGCCCTGCTAGCTCTGGACAAGAAACTGCACGGCAAGGCGTCGATGGACTGGCAGCAGAAGCGGCCTGAGATGAAGGTGTGCCCGATATGCGGCAAGAACGTGGGGCTGAGCACCAGCTCGCTGAAGCTGCACCTGCAGAAGGCGCACAGGCGGCTGTCGCAGGGCAGCGTGGACAGCGCCATGACCATGGAGATCCAGAAGTCGATCGAGTCGCTCCGGATCAGCCGCGGCGGGAGCCTCAGCCCTTCGCAGAAGCTGGCCAAGGCGTTCGCTGACGAGCTCACCTTCTGA